A genomic window from Rhizobium sp. EC-SD404 includes:
- the trxB gene encoding thioredoxin-disulfide reductase, which translates to MSERHTPVLIIGSGPAGYTAAIYAARAMLQPIVIAGMEQGGQLMITTDVENYPGYADPVQGPWMMEQMLNQAINVGAEIVNDLVVEVETDRRPFRVRTDGGQVFTADALIIATGAKAKWLGIETEQTFMGFGVSACATCDGFFYRGKDVAVVGGGNTAVEEALYLSNLAKSVTLIHRREGFRAERILQDRLFAKENVKVVWNAVIDEITGTPAKHPMPPSVTGVRLKDTQTGEIKDLAVDGVFVAIGHAPAVDLFKDKLRMKPNGYLWSAPDSTATDVPGIFAAGDVTDDIYRQAVTAAGMGCMAALEVERYLAGYVHIAEAAE; encoded by the coding sequence ATGAGCGAGCGTCATACGCCGGTCCTGATCATCGGCTCCGGCCCCGCGGGTTACACGGCCGCCATCTACGCAGCCCGCGCCATGCTGCAGCCAATCGTGATCGCCGGCATGGAACAGGGCGGCCAGTTGATGATCACCACGGATGTGGAGAATTATCCTGGCTATGCCGATCCGGTCCAAGGCCCCTGGATGATGGAGCAGATGCTCAATCAGGCCATCAATGTGGGCGCCGAAATCGTCAACGACCTCGTCGTCGAAGTCGAGACGGACCGCCGCCCCTTCCGCGTGCGCACCGATGGTGGGCAGGTCTTCACGGCCGATGCCCTGATCATCGCCACCGGGGCCAAGGCGAAATGGCTTGGCATCGAGACGGAGCAGACCTTCATGGGCTTCGGCGTCTCTGCCTGCGCCACCTGTGATGGCTTCTTCTATCGCGGCAAGGACGTCGCGGTCGTCGGGGGCGGCAACACCGCCGTCGAGGAAGCGCTCTATCTTTCCAATCTCGCGAAATCCGTCACGCTCATTCACCGGCGCGAGGGTTTTCGTGCGGAGCGCATTCTTCAGGACCGTCTCTTCGCCAAGGAAAACGTCAAGGTCGTGTGGAACGCCGTCATCGACGAGATCACCGGGACGCCGGCCAAGCATCCGATGCCCCCGTCCGTCACGGGCGTTCGGCTGAAGGACACGCAGACGGGCGAGATCAAGGATCTGGCTGTCGATGGCGTCTTCGTCGCGATCGGGCACGCGCCGGCCGTGGATCTGTTCAAGGACAAGCTCCGGATGAAGCCGAACGGCTATCTCTGGAGCGCACCGGATTCGACGGCGACCGACGTGCCGGGTATCTTCGCCGCGGGCGACGTCACAGACGACATCTATCGACAGGCCGTTACGGCAGCGGGCATGGGCTGCATGGCAGCGCTCGAGGTGGAACGATACCTTGCAGGCTACGTCCACATCGCGGAAGCGGCCGAATAA
- a CDS encoding Lrp/AsnC family transcriptional regulator: MVFRADLDAIDMKILRELQREGRITNVELSERVGISAPPCLRRVRKLEEAGIIRGYRALINAQALGYDLVAFTMVGLIHQSDGNLKEFAAMTTTWPIVRAAWMVSGESDFLLHCVAKDLSSFQDFVVDTLTAAPNVDTVRTMLTIRQIKDEGEVAI; the protein is encoded by the coding sequence ATGGTATTTCGCGCTGATCTCGACGCGATCGATATGAAAATCCTCCGCGAATTGCAGCGCGAAGGCCGGATCACCAATGTCGAATTGTCCGAACGCGTCGGGATCTCTGCTCCGCCTTGTCTGCGCCGGGTGCGCAAGCTGGAAGAGGCGGGGATCATTCGCGGCTACCGGGCGCTTATCAATGCACAGGCGCTGGGATACGACCTCGTCGCCTTCACCATGGTCGGCCTGATCCACCAGTCAGACGGGAATCTGAAGGAGTTCGCCGCCATGACCACGACTTGGCCGATCGTGCGCGCGGCGTGGATGGTGTCGGGCGAAAGCGACTTCCTGCTGCATTGTGTGGCAAAGGACCTGTCGAGCTTCCAGGATTTCGTCGTGGACACGCTGACGGCAGCACCGAATGTCGACACCGTCCGCACGATGCTGACCATCCGCCAGATCAAGGACGAAGGCGAAGTCGCCATCTAA
- the greA gene encoding transcription elongation factor GreA, which produces MVDKVPMTPSGFKKLQEELRVRQQEERPRIIEAISEARAHGDLSENAEYHAAKEAQSHNEGRIAEVEDLLARAEVIDLTKMSGDTVKFGATVKLVDEDTEEEKTYQIVGDQEADVKDGRISISSPISRALIGKSVGDSIEVNAPGGSKAYEILAINWG; this is translated from the coding sequence ATGGTCGACAAAGTGCCCATGACGCCTTCCGGCTTCAAGAAGCTGCAGGAAGAGCTGCGCGTGCGCCAGCAGGAAGAGCGCCCGCGCATCATCGAGGCGATCTCCGAGGCTCGCGCCCATGGCGATCTGTCGGAAAACGCGGAATATCATGCCGCCAAGGAAGCGCAGAGCCACAATGAGGGCCGGATCGCCGAGGTCGAAGACCTGCTGGCGCGCGCTGAAGTGATCGATTTGACCAAGATGTCGGGCGACACGGTGAAATTCGGCGCGACGGTCAAGCTCGTCGACGAAGATACCGAGGAAGAAAAGACCTACCAGATCGTCGGCGACCAGGAAGCCGACGTGAAGGATGGCCGGATCTCGATTTCCTCACCGATCTCGCGCGCCCTCATCGGCAAGAGCGTCGGAGATTCGATCGAGGTGAACGCGCCGGGTGGCTCCAAGGCCTACGAAATCCTCGCGATCAACTGGGGCTGA